In Phaseolus vulgaris cultivar G19833 chromosome 3, P. vulgaris v2.0, whole genome shotgun sequence, the sequence gtgtgttgcaCATATGCATTTCTAGCCACATTCATTAGGAGGAAAACATGACCACAAATAATATAGCAGGCGAGTACAACTGtacaaaaaaaaagtgatgaAGTTTTAGTGGTGAAAAAGTGCTTGAATGTTTAGTTAGAAATGGAAGGGGGAGTTATGAAAATGAATGCCAACTCCATGAGCGTTGGTTGATGGAGACTCTTTCATTTATTCTCTTCATCTGCCTCTTCTTTGCATTGGTCCCTCTTCTCTTTAAAACCTCACTCTCTCACCCATTACCATTCTCATCTCAAAGTGCTACCTTCCACCAACCTCAAAGTGCTAAACTGAACTCCCATTCCATCATGGCTCATTTCTCAAACTCAGTGAAGCTCAAGTATGTGAAACTTGGCTATCAATACCTTGTCAACCACATCACAACACTCATTCTCATACCCCTCATTCTTGGAATCTTCATAGAGCTACTTCACTTGGGCCCAGATGAGTTCCACAAACTTTGGAACTCTCTTCACCTTCACCCTGTTCAAATCGTCTGCTCCTCCTTCCTCATCATCATGATCTTCACCGTCTACTTCATGTCCAAGCCACGCACGGTCTTCCTTGTGGACTACGCCTGCTTCGAGCCCCCAGTCACGTGCCGTGTCCCTTTTGCCACCTTCATGGAACACTCCAGGCTCATCCTCAAGAACAACCCCAAAAGCGTGGAGTTCCAGATGAGGATTCTGGAACGGTCTGGCCTTGGAGAAGAAACATGTCTACCCCCTGCCATCCATTACATCCCGCCCAAACCCACCATGGAAGCAGCCAGAGGAGAAGCTCAGCTCGTGATATTCTCAGCCATGGAGTCGTTGTTCAGGAAAACGGGGCTGAAGCCAAAGGACATAGACATTCTCATAGTGAACTGCAGCCTCTTTTCTCCAACACCATCTCTGTCTGCCATGGTGATCAACAAGTACAAACTCAGAAGCAACATCAAGAGCTTCAACCTCTCTGGAATGGGGTGCAGTGCAGGGCTTATTTCCATCGACCTGGCCCGTGACCTTCTCCAAATCCACCTTAACTCAAACGCTGTGGTTGTGAGCACTGAGATCATAACCCCCAACTACTACCAAGGCAATGAGAGAGCCATGCTTCTTCCAAACTGCTTGTTCAGAATGGGTGGTGCTGCCATTCTGTTGTCCAACAGAAAATCTGAAAGCAGCAGAGCGAAGTACCGATTGGTTCACGTGGTTAGAACCCACAAGGGTTCTGATGATAAAGCGTTCCGTTGCGTGTTTGAAGAGGAGGACAAAGAAGGAAAAGTGGGGATTTCACTTTCCAAGGACCTTATGGCCATAGCAGGGGAAGCATTGAAGTCCAACATAACTACCATGGGACCCCTGGTGCTCCCTGCTTCGGAGCAGCTACTTTTCCTCTTCACGCTTATCGGAAGGAAAATCTTCAACCCTAGATGGAAGCCTTACATCCCTGACTTCAAACAAGCCTTTGAGCACTTCTGCATCCACGCTGGTGGGCGTGCTGTGATTGACGAGTTGCAGAAGAATCTTCAACTTTCTGCTGAGCATGTTGAGGCTTCCAGAATGACCCTGCACCGGTTTGGGAACACCTCTTCTTCCTCGCTGTGGTACGAACTGAACTACATTGAATCGAAGGGAAGAATGAAGAGAGGAGACAGGGTTTGGCAGATTGCATTCGGAAGCGGATTCAAGTGCAACAGTGCTGTTTGGAAGTGTAACAGAAGCATTGAGACAC encodes:
- the LOC137806281 gene encoding 3-ketoacyl-CoA synthase 5-like, with amino-acid sequence METLSFILFICLFFALVPLLFKTSLSHPLPFSSQSATFHQPQSAKLNSHSIMAHFSNSVKLKYVKLGYQYLVNHITTLILIPLILGIFIELLHLGPDEFHKLWNSLHLHPVQIVCSSFLIIMIFTVYFMSKPRTVFLVDYACFEPPVTCRVPFATFMEHSRLILKNNPKSVEFQMRILERSGLGEETCLPPAIHYIPPKPTMEAARGEAQLVIFSAMESLFRKTGLKPKDIDILIVNCSLFSPTPSLSAMVINKYKLRSNIKSFNLSGMGCSAGLISIDLARDLLQIHLNSNAVVVSTEIITPNYYQGNERAMLLPNCLFRMGGAAILLSNRKSESSRAKYRLVHVVRTHKGSDDKAFRCVFEEEDKEGKVGISLSKDLMAIAGEALKSNITTMGPLVLPASEQLLFLFTLIGRKIFNPRWKPYIPDFKQAFEHFCIHAGGRAVIDELQKNLQLSAEHVEASRMTLHRFGNTSSSSLWYELNYIESKGRMKRGDRVWQIAFGSGFKCNSAVWKCNRSIETPFDGPWSDCIHSYPVHIPEIVKL